Proteins encoded within one genomic window of Balaenoptera musculus isolate JJ_BM4_2016_0621 chromosome 12, mBalMus1.pri.v3, whole genome shotgun sequence:
- the RWDD1 gene encoding RWD domain-containing protein 1 isoform X2 yields the protein MVMIFTLVTAVQEKLNEIVDQIKTRREEEKKQKEKEAEEAEKQLFHGTPVTIENFLSWKAKFDAELLEIKKKRMKEEEQAGKNKLSGRQLFETDHNLDTSDIQFLEDAGNNVEVDESLFQEMDDLELEDDEDDPDYNPADRESDLTD from the exons ATGGTGATGATCTTTACTTTAGTGACAGCCGtgcaagaaaaattaaatgaaatagtagaTCAAATAAAAACTAGacgagaagaagaaaaaaaacaaaaagaaaaagaagcagaagaagctGAAAAG caaTTATTCCATGGCACTCCTGTTACAATCGAGAATTTCTTAAGTTGGAAGGCCAAGTTTGATGCAgaactcttggaaattaaaaagaaacgaatgaaagaagaagaacaagcaggaaaaaataaattaagtg ggAGACAGCTATTTGAAACAGATCATAATCTCGACACATCTGATATTCAGTTCTTGGAAGATG CTGGAAACAACGTGGAGGTAGATGAGTCTTTGTTCCAGGAAATGGATGACTTGGAGCTGGAGGATGATGAGGATGACCCGGACTACAATCCTGCTGACCGGGAGAGTGACTTGACCGACTAA